The proteins below are encoded in one region of Halocatena salina:
- a CDS encoding cation:proton antiporter — MVEAAAGFDILNLLLVLVVAWICGAIAERLSYPAMMGELVAGFVFGPPLLGMLQPSETLDVFAELGVFLLMVYVGMEVDLDDLFAMGPQALVIAIGAFIIPFALGYASGILTVASVDGALFLGLAMAATSLATKSRILVDLDILDTRIANILLGGALVSDVGVLVAFAGVLGFIQAGTVEIVTLGTILLKAIAFFAITLFIGYRFLPHVWERVESLREQYGFVDKTSVFSIALLVALVFAELAHLAGLHMIIGGFIAGMFLRQADLQEALYEHMHAVIYDLAIGFFAPIFFVTVAFEITLGVFTENLPLLVLLVGIAFVGKIVGSWLFALPTDLSSKEGFVIGFGMNGRGTVEIIIASIGLSNGIIGQGMFSILVFIAVFTTALVPVTVKWGVDWLSQTDELVYTREAADINAD, encoded by the coding sequence ATGGTTGAAGCAGCTGCGGGATTCGATATTCTGAATCTCCTGTTGGTGTTGGTGGTAGCGTGGATCTGTGGCGCTATTGCCGAGCGGCTGAGTTATCCGGCGATGATGGGGGAGCTGGTCGCTGGGTTCGTGTTCGGACCACCGCTGTTGGGAATGTTACAACCCTCTGAAACGCTCGACGTGTTCGCTGAGCTTGGCGTCTTCCTTCTGATGGTGTACGTCGGAATGGAAGTGGATCTCGACGACCTGTTCGCGATGGGTCCCCAAGCGCTCGTCATCGCGATCGGTGCGTTCATCATTCCGTTTGCGCTCGGTTACGCAAGCGGTATCTTGACCGTCGCAAGCGTCGACGGGGCACTGTTTCTCGGACTCGCAATGGCGGCAACGTCGTTGGCGACGAAATCTCGGATCCTCGTCGATCTCGACATCCTCGATACGCGGATCGCCAACATCCTGTTAGGGGGTGCGCTCGTCTCTGATGTTGGAGTGCTCGTCGCGTTCGCGGGCGTTCTGGGCTTCATTCAGGCCGGTACAGTGGAGATAGTCACGCTGGGGACGATACTTCTCAAGGCGATCGCGTTTTTCGCTATCACTCTCTTCATCGGATACCGGTTCTTGCCCCACGTTTGGGAACGAGTTGAGTCGCTGCGAGAGCAGTATGGATTCGTCGATAAGACGTCAGTGTTCTCGATCGCGTTGCTCGTCGCGCTCGTCTTCGCGGAGCTCGCCCATCTCGCGGGACTGCACATGATCATCGGTGGGTTCATAGCCGGAATGTTTCTGCGACAAGCCGACCTTCAGGAGGCACTGTACGAACATATGCACGCAGTCATCTACGATTTGGCGATCGGATTTTTCGCACCGATCTTCTTCGTAACAGTTGCCTTCGAGATAACCCTCGGTGTGTTTACCGAAAACCTCCCGCTTCTCGTATTGCTCGTGGGCATTGCGTTCGTCGGAAAGATCGTCGGGTCGTGGCTGTTTGCCCTACCGACGGATCTCTCTTCCAAGGAGGGATTCGTCATCGGGTTCGGAATGAACGGTCGTGGAACCGTCGAGATCATCATCGCATCGATCGGTCTCTCCAACGGGATCATCGGTCAAGGGATGTTCTCGATCCTCGTCTTCATCGCGGTGTTCACGACAGCTCTGGTGCCGGTGACTGTCAAATGGGGCGTCGATTGGCTGTCCCAAACCGACGAGTTGGTGTACACCCGAGAAGCTGCCGACATCAATGCTGATTGA
- a CDS encoding AMP-dependent synthetase/ligase: MADSEESDVSNWREAESRHGTDDEVIGVSTLGRLFEGSTSRNRDRNAQLYKGGVYDRSLVSEGVIDASAAGRYSPLTYNEMQHIVHNLAAGFRDMGIEPGDRVGLFASTRMEWAQVDFALHVAGGVVTTVYTESSPEQVQFLLGDCSASAVVVENQELLERVLAVEDQLDLSLIVVMDEYAGYDDREDILTLGELHRRGEGISWPLQLESWLNERDVDDLASIIYTSGTTGKPKGVRLTHRQLRSNINQTRTRLGPRPDKDPELPVIDKEVTTLAFLPLAHVFERTANHFLMFASGATVAYAESSDTVADDLQTVQPSNIASVPRIYERIYDSMLEEVSGSSLKERIFDWSVGVAREHARSDSHGIIHRLKYALADRLVYSDVKEQLGGNINIFISGGGSLSKDLSELFLGMGVRIVEGYGLTEASPVVSVNPLENVKPGTLGPPLPGVEVGIDQTVLSEEQKQHMSGDVGELLVQGPNVTEGYWENQAATEDAFTNGWLRTGDIVEQTDDGYLIFHDRLKQVLVLSTGKNISPRPIEDEFATSDRIEQIMVIGDNEKFVAALIVPNFETIERWANQRQVNLPDNKAAICQNDLVKRWVLEEVDMVNEQLEYEERIKMFELIPEEWTPDNDLLTPSLKKKRRNILQRYAGQVDRIYADTTRPALPEH; this comes from the coding sequence ATGGCTGATAGCGAGGAGAGTGATGTCTCGAACTGGCGAGAGGCCGAAAGCCGACATGGGACTGACGATGAGGTGATCGGCGTGTCTACGCTTGGACGGCTGTTCGAAGGGAGTACTAGTCGCAACCGCGACCGGAATGCACAGCTGTACAAAGGCGGCGTGTACGACCGTTCGCTCGTTTCGGAGGGGGTGATCGATGCCTCGGCAGCCGGACGATACTCACCGTTGACCTACAACGAGATGCAACATATCGTCCACAATCTCGCTGCGGGCTTTCGAGACATGGGCATCGAACCGGGCGACCGCGTCGGACTTTTTGCGAGTACCCGGATGGAGTGGGCACAGGTCGATTTCGCGCTGCACGTTGCGGGTGGCGTCGTGACCACTGTGTACACCGAATCCTCGCCGGAACAAGTGCAGTTTCTGCTTGGAGATTGCAGTGCCTCGGCAGTCGTCGTCGAGAACCAAGAACTGCTAGAGCGCGTCCTCGCCGTTGAGGACCAACTCGACCTCTCCTTGATCGTCGTCATGGACGAGTACGCCGGATACGACGACCGAGAGGACATACTCACACTCGGTGAACTACATCGACGAGGAGAGGGGATTTCGTGGCCGTTACAGCTCGAAAGCTGGCTCAACGAACGAGATGTCGACGATCTGGCGAGCATCATTTACACCTCAGGAACGACCGGAAAACCCAAAGGTGTGAGACTCACACACAGGCAGCTCAGATCGAACATCAACCAGACCAGAACGCGGCTCGGTCCGCGGCCGGATAAGGACCCGGAACTGCCCGTGATCGATAAGGAGGTAACGACGCTGGCGTTCCTTCCACTCGCACACGTGTTCGAGCGGACCGCCAATCACTTCCTGATGTTCGCCTCCGGAGCGACGGTGGCGTACGCCGAGTCGTCCGATACAGTAGCCGACGATCTCCAGACCGTGCAGCCGAGCAATATAGCGAGTGTGCCCCGGATCTACGAGCGGATCTACGACAGTATGCTCGAAGAAGTCAGTGGGTCGTCGCTCAAAGAACGTATCTTCGATTGGTCCGTTGGCGTTGCCCGCGAACATGCTCGAAGCGATTCCCACGGGATCATCCACCGACTGAAATACGCACTGGCAGATCGGTTGGTGTACAGTGACGTGAAAGAGCAGCTGGGAGGAAACATCAACATCTTCATCAGCGGTGGGGGAAGTCTCTCGAAGGATCTCTCGGAACTGTTCTTGGGGATGGGTGTTCGTATCGTCGAAGGATACGGACTCACCGAGGCCTCCCCCGTCGTGAGCGTCAATCCCCTAGAGAACGTCAAACCGGGGACGCTCGGACCTCCCCTGCCCGGCGTAGAGGTCGGCATCGATCAGACGGTTCTGAGTGAGGAGCAAAAACAGCACATGTCGGGCGACGTCGGCGAACTGCTGGTTCAAGGTCCGAACGTCACGGAAGGCTACTGGGAAAACCAAGCGGCGACCGAAGACGCGTTCACCAATGGTTGGCTCCGAACCGGTGATATCGTCGAGCAGACCGACGATGGGTATCTCATCTTCCACGATCGACTCAAACAGGTTCTTGTCCTCTCGACGGGGAAGAACATCAGTCCTCGACCCATCGAAGACGAGTTTGCAACCAGCGATCGGATCGAACAGATCATGGTCATCGGGGATAACGAGAAGTTCGTGGCTGCGCTGATCGTTCCGAACTTCGAGACCATCGAACGATGGGCCAACCAGCGACAAGTCAATCTTCCTGATAACAAGGCAGCCATCTGTCAAAATGATCTGGTAAAACGATGGGTTCTCGAAGAGGTCGATATGGTGAACGAACAGCTCGAATACGAAGAACGGATCAAGATGTTCGAACTCATTCCCGAAGAGTGGACACCTGACAACGATCTCCTCACTCCGTCACTGAAGAAAAAACGCCGCAATATCTTACAGCGGTACGCCGGACAGGTCGATCGGATCTACGCCGATACCACGCGACCAGCCCTCCCCGAGCACTGA
- a CDS encoding biotin--[acetyl-CoA-carboxylase] ligase, which yields MTHPRHRIARALADSDGSVSGPTLAEELSVSRTAVWKQIEGLREEGFEIESDESGYRLIGVPERGSTALALGLDAPFEVEYHETIDSTNRRARELAESGATDTVIVADAQTAGRGRLDRSWESPPGGVYVSILCRPDRPPAEAPLYTLAGAVATTHAVRETGLDARIKWPNDVLLVDDDSENKIAGILTEMQGETDRIAWLAVGIGVNMDDPGIEGATGLRAALDDHVPLRTFVHHLLESFDALRKQESESILARWREAAATLGQHVRVETPDGVVVGRAVDVEPPGALVVETDDETVSLHAGDCEHLRCAQLH from the coding sequence ATGACCCATCCACGCCACCGCATCGCGCGGGCGCTTGCAGACAGTGACGGATCGGTGTCCGGACCGACGCTTGCAGAGGAGCTTTCGGTTTCACGGACAGCAGTGTGGAAACAGATCGAAGGGCTCCGGGAGGAAGGATTCGAGATCGAAAGCGACGAGAGCGGCTACCGATTGATCGGCGTTCCGGAACGGGGCTCGACAGCGCTTGCGTTGGGGCTCGATGCGCCGTTCGAGGTGGAGTACCACGAGACGATCGACAGCACGAACCGGCGCGCGCGGGAACTAGCAGAGAGTGGTGCGACGGACACCGTGATCGTCGCTGACGCACAAACCGCGGGACGAGGGCGTCTCGACCGATCGTGGGAGTCTCCTCCCGGTGGCGTCTACGTCAGTATCCTTTGTCGTCCCGACCGTCCACCCGCCGAAGCCCCCTTGTACACCCTTGCTGGGGCTGTAGCGACGACGCATGCGGTGCGCGAGACGGGACTCGACGCGCGGATCAAGTGGCCAAACGATGTCCTCCTCGTCGATGACGACTCGGAGAACAAGATCGCAGGGATCTTGACCGAAATGCAAGGCGAGACAGACCGCATCGCGTGGCTCGCCGTGGGTATCGGGGTGAACATGGACGATCCAGGGATCGAAGGAGCCACCGGTCTCCGGGCCGCGCTCGATGATCACGTTCCGCTGCGGACGTTCGTCCACCACCTGCTAGAATCGTTCGATGCGCTTCGAAAGCAAGAATCCGAATCGATCCTTGCTCGCTGGCGTGAGGCTGCTGCCACGCTGGGACAGCACGTTCGCGTCGAAACGCCGGACGGCGTCGTCGTCGGACGTGCTGTCGATGTCGAACCACCGGGTGCACTCGTGGTCGAAACGGACGACGAAACGGTCAGCCTTCACGCCGGTGACTGTGAACATCTGCGGTGTGCACAACTCCATTGA
- a CDS encoding bacterio-opsin activator domain-containing protein — translation MSLIAEFRLFNPNFPLMDSLSTVPDMRLRVEQAIAEHSGQPILFLWASGDDFETFESALTADCTVEDSTRIEDTGDRRLYRVQVTERSEMVLYPAELKAGTSRLSVSVSENGVETRMRLPDRRALRRFREICDEYGVTLSLQGLYEDDGAAGNSQYGLSQKQETALQEAVSRGYYTVPRTITLEDLAKELDISRQAASERLRRGCHLLIKNTLGGTETEGDT, via the coding sequence ATGAGTCTTATCGCTGAGTTTCGTCTCTTCAATCCGAATTTCCCACTCATGGATTCGCTCTCTACAGTTCCCGATATGCGGTTACGGGTCGAACAGGCGATTGCCGAACACTCGGGCCAGCCCATCCTGTTTCTGTGGGCAAGCGGTGACGATTTCGAGACGTTCGAGTCGGCACTCACAGCCGATTGTACCGTAGAGGATTCGACACGGATCGAGGACACGGGCGATCGTCGGCTCTATCGGGTGCAGGTCACTGAGCGATCGGAGATGGTGCTGTACCCGGCAGAACTCAAGGCTGGCACGTCGCGGCTATCGGTTTCGGTCAGCGAAAATGGCGTTGAGACCAGAATGCGACTTCCCGACCGGAGGGCGCTTCGACGATTCCGGGAGATATGTGATGAATACGGCGTCACTCTCTCGCTCCAAGGATTGTACGAAGACGACGGAGCAGCCGGAAACAGTCAGTATGGGCTGTCTCAGAAGCAAGAAACCGCGCTACAAGAGGCAGTAAGTCGTGGATATTACACCGTTCCACGGACGATCACACTCGAAGACCTCGCAAAGGAGTTAGACATCTCTCGCCAAGCAGCGTCCGAACGCCTCCGTCGAGGCTGTCATCTTCTCATCAAGAACACGCTCGGTGGTACGGAAACGGAGGGCGACACGTGA
- a CDS encoding M24 family metallopeptidase: MTPFERRTRACQRRLREQETEAVVLFPSRNLQYTTSFVEEPGERHLFFIVPAAGEPVFVVPELYGKQLRSETWVTDVRTWGDSDDPRTLIETVVRNSSIDPQNRLLVDDTMGARFTQELRSLFPTATFGLASEVLASLRRRKDDAEIESLKTAAAITDQVVASVRGLGSDAIGLTESELAADIEKRLQAAGGSGVSFAPIVGSGPNGAKPHHSHEDREIRPGEPVVLDFGTRVEGYPSDQTRTLVFDGEPPEKVTDVHEIVMDAQAAAVDAVAPGVEASTVDTAARDVIESAGYGDQFIHRTGHGVGLDVHEEPYIVADNDRTLQPGMVFSIEPGVYVSDEFGVRIEDLMVVTEDGCERLNHADRGLMCA; the protein is encoded by the coding sequence ATGACACCGTTCGAGCGTCGAACACGCGCCTGTCAACGACGACTCCGCGAACAGGAGACCGAGGCCGTCGTGTTGTTTCCGAGCCGAAACCTTCAGTACACGACGTCATTCGTAGAGGAGCCGGGCGAGCGACACCTGTTTTTCATCGTCCCTGCGGCGGGAGAACCGGTGTTCGTCGTTCCCGAACTGTATGGGAAACAGCTTCGTTCCGAGACGTGGGTGACAGATGTACGAACGTGGGGGGACAGTGACGATCCCCGCACTCTCATCGAAACAGTTGTGCGAAACTCATCGATCGACCCACAGAACCGTCTTCTCGTCGATGATACGATGGGAGCACGATTCACCCAAGAGCTTCGTTCGTTGTTTCCGACAGCAACGTTCGGGCTGGCGAGCGAAGTGCTCGCATCGCTTCGACGTCGAAAGGACGACGCAGAGATCGAGTCTCTCAAAACGGCAGCGGCGATCACCGATCAGGTGGTCGCATCGGTCAGAGGACTCGGCTCGGATGCGATCGGACTGACTGAATCCGAACTCGCAGCCGACATCGAAAAGCGGTTGCAGGCAGCGGGCGGATCGGGCGTGTCGTTCGCACCGATCGTCGGATCCGGACCCAACGGCGCGAAACCCCACCACAGCCACGAGGACCGCGAAATCCGTCCTGGGGAGCCGGTGGTACTGGATTTCGGTACGCGTGTGGAGGGATATCCCAGTGATCAAACGAGAACGCTCGTCTTCGACGGTGAGCCCCCCGAAAAAGTCACCGACGTACACGAGATCGTCATGGACGCCCAGGCAGCGGCCGTCGACGCCGTCGCGCCCGGCGTCGAAGCGAGCACGGTCGACACCGCAGCGCGCGACGTCATCGAATCGGCTGGATATGGCGACCAGTTCATCCATCGAACCGGTCACGGTGTCGGTCTCGATGTCCACGAAGAGCCATACATCGTGGCTGACAACGACCGAACCCTGCAACCAGGGATGGTGTTCAGCATCGAACCCGGGGTGTACGTATCTGATGAGTTCGGCGTTCGGATCGAAGATCTGATGGTCGTCACCGAGGATGGCTGTGAACGACTGAATCACGCCGATCGTGGATTGATGTGTGCGTAG
- a CDS encoding DUF4352 domain-containing protein, with the protein MDRRMYLAAVSGIGLSGLAGCSMLSSNSNEGSTTPTPTIVEGPAQFTDYKIEPPGNAAVDTPVSVTVSAFNYGSQAGGVSATLAAVEGAQSISKPVKLTDVDSGSRGETAVELEFSVGDEFVLGVFETPPSSTPQAMEKPVTTSTVTVGPKEKPVGETFDLNEQLRATLTDVTYRHGIEYKTEKQGFFSSETVAGTTLPQSGNVLAVLQFEVENKGTEPVSVNSTSFSMNGSSLLPDLDGVPMDAAATVDGTPLSGTSVKGGQNIRGWLLGAVPKPQAKNGTSVEWQRDERKTTPERAWTVESRDIPSFSLETWEKLGDQVTGSYTQHVTVKNTGKATGTFYGSLDYRHDQGNWKSLSRFKADLDPDQSKTFDVKNSYLSVGTVDFRLRPFGKTDSVEITAPKLSFGEKARIPNGEIRVNDLQTQSSYVVDSGWGGTTYTPDNGDAFLFAYVEFIPDSGDVTNMPDDDHFSIRANGTIHPESGSLKGPMDSPIEGRFYRSALSGSQIRAKEPWTGWISFDVPSDVTPENTTVILEKEYNDRGVSKVEWSKK; encoded by the coding sequence ATGGATCGTCGTATGTATCTCGCTGCGGTGAGTGGGATCGGACTCTCGGGACTAGCTGGTTGTAGTATGCTTTCTAGTAACAGTAATGAGGGATCTACGACGCCCACCCCGACGATCGTCGAAGGACCTGCACAGTTCACCGACTACAAGATCGAACCGCCGGGAAACGCGGCTGTCGACACGCCGGTGAGTGTGACGGTGTCCGCGTTTAACTACGGTTCGCAAGCCGGCGGTGTCAGCGCAACGCTCGCCGCCGTCGAAGGGGCCCAGTCGATCTCGAAGCCGGTCAAACTCACCGACGTCGACTCCGGCTCACGGGGAGAGACAGCTGTCGAACTGGAGTTTTCGGTGGGAGATGAATTCGTTCTAGGGGTGTTCGAGACGCCCCCGTCGTCAACCCCGCAGGCGATGGAAAAGCCGGTGACCACGTCGACGGTCACAGTCGGGCCAAAGGAGAAACCGGTCGGAGAAACGTTCGACCTGAATGAGCAGCTCCGGGCGACGCTGACCGACGTGACGTATCGACACGGTATCGAATACAAGACGGAAAAACAGGGGTTCTTTTCTTCGGAGACGGTGGCGGGAACGACGTTACCCCAATCCGGAAACGTTCTTGCAGTACTTCAATTCGAAGTCGAGAACAAGGGAACGGAACCAGTGTCGGTCAATTCGACATCGTTTTCGATGAATGGGTCGTCTCTTCTCCCGGATCTCGACGGCGTACCCATGGATGCAGCTGCCACCGTGGATGGCACACCTCTCAGCGGTACGTCGGTGAAAGGAGGACAGAACATCAGAGGATGGCTGCTCGGAGCGGTTCCGAAACCGCAGGCAAAAAACGGTACGTCAGTCGAATGGCAACGAGACGAACGGAAAACAACCCCCGAGCGAGCGTGGACCGTCGAATCGAGGGATATTCCCTCGTTCAGCCTCGAAACGTGGGAGAAACTCGGAGATCAGGTAACGGGGTCGTACACCCAGCACGTCACGGTGAAAAACACCGGGAAGGCCACAGGCACGTTTTACGGCTCACTCGATTACAGACACGATCAAGGCAACTGGAAATCGCTCTCGCGGTTCAAGGCTGATCTCGATCCCGATCAGAGCAAAACGTTCGACGTCAAAAACAGCTATCTGTCCGTCGGAACTGTCGACTTCCGTCTGCGTCCGTTCGGCAAAACTGACAGTGTCGAGATCACGGCTCCGAAGCTGTCCTTCGGAGAGAAAGCGCGGATTCCGAACGGAGAGATCCGAGTGAACGACTTACAGACACAGTCGTCCTACGTGGTGGACAGTGGTTGGGGAGGGACCACCTACACACCAGATAACGGCGATGCGTTCCTCTTTGCGTACGTGGAGTTCATTCCCGACAGCGGCGATGTCACGAACATGCCTGACGACGATCACTTCTCGATCCGAGCAAACGGGACGATACATCCCGAATCCGGGAGCCTCAAGGGACCGATGGATTCACCGATCGAAGGTCGGTTTTACCGTTCCGCTCTCAGCGGCAGTCAGATCCGGGCAAAAGAACCGTGGACGGGATGGATTAGCTTCGACGTTCCATCGGACGTTACCCCAGAAAACACGACCGTCATTCTCGAAAAGGAGTATAACGATAGGGGTGTCTCGAAAGTGGAGTGGAGCAAAAAATAA
- a CDS encoding SCP2 sterol-binding domain-containing protein, with amino-acid sequence MTTTDITQRIETVLDAPDDQLAAELPALLDEIEGDIEAVLLDNPALFAQITQRMEAVDIGAFATEHPKTVEQFQGMLWTGMGLLVRASPDVRESITEDISVNFEATDAPMTGHLEVIEDEQTIEGGTVLLDAPDLTIRGPADELVDLITGAVDPTQGGMQQNYQLDGEIQKGTQLAATMGQLTKLLPS; translated from the coding sequence ATGACGACTACGGACATCACCCAACGGATCGAGACGGTGCTAGACGCGCCCGACGATCAGCTCGCCGCGGAGCTGCCGGCGCTGCTCGATGAAATCGAAGGGGATATCGAGGCGGTGCTGCTCGACAATCCGGCGCTGTTCGCACAGATCACCCAACGGATGGAAGCGGTGGATATCGGTGCGTTCGCTACCGAACACCCCAAGACGGTCGAGCAGTTTCAAGGGATGCTGTGGACCGGAATGGGGCTGCTCGTACGCGCCAGCCCCGACGTGCGCGAGTCGATCACCGAAGATATCAGCGTCAACTTCGAGGCGACCGACGCGCCGATGACGGGCCACCTCGAAGTGATCGAAGACGAGCAGACGATCGAAGGTGGAACGGTCCTGCTCGATGCACCTGACCTCACCATCAGAGGTCCGGCAGACGAACTCGTCGATCTCATCACTGGCGCTGTCGATCCGACTCAGGGCGGTATGCAACAGAACTACCAGCTGGATGGCGAGATCCAGAAAGGTACACAGCTCGCAGCTACCATGGGCCAGCTCACGAAGCTACTTCCAAGCTGA
- a CDS encoding alpha-hydroxy-acid oxidizing protein — protein MTFDPSEPYGEYRQQEIYAMGTLADQPPEIPVRWTALETAAIEAMDDRAAAYVSGGAGSGETVDENRRAFAQWRIVPRLLRDVSERDLSVDVFGRQWDLPLQIAPIGVQSIVHEDGVLATARAAADLDVPICLSSVSSSPIEEITAKLGETPTWFQLYWSSDRSITESFVRRAENTGCNAIVLTVDVPLLGWRERDLEQGYLPMLEGHGIANYTSDPAFCDGLSDSPAENEDAAIQHFLDVFGDPTITWNAVSDLCSMTDLPVVIKGVLHPDDAETAVDHGVDGIVVSNHGGRQVDGELGALEALPRIVERVAGRSAVFFDSGVRSGADALTALALGADAVGIGRPVVYGLALDGADGVRSVLENIRAGLDLTLANTGRTNVADLDRSLLVAR, from the coding sequence ATGACGTTCGATCCGAGCGAGCCGTACGGGGAGTATCGTCAACAGGAGATCTACGCGATGGGGACACTTGCCGATCAGCCACCGGAGATCCCGGTTCGATGGACTGCCCTCGAAACGGCAGCGATCGAGGCGATGGACGACCGGGCAGCGGCGTACGTCTCTGGCGGTGCCGGTAGCGGGGAAACGGTGGACGAGAACCGCCGTGCGTTCGCCCAGTGGCGCATCGTGCCACGGCTGCTTCGGGATGTGAGCGAGCGCGATCTTAGTGTCGACGTGTTCGGACGACAGTGGGATCTCCCATTGCAGATCGCGCCAATCGGCGTGCAGTCGATCGTCCACGAGGACGGAGTCCTCGCAACCGCACGAGCAGCTGCGGATCTCGACGTTCCGATCTGTCTGAGCTCGGTTTCATCGTCTCCGATCGAGGAGATCACGGCCAAACTGGGAGAGACACCGACGTGGTTCCAACTGTACTGGTCGTCGGATCGTTCGATCACCGAGAGCTTCGTGCGGCGGGCCGAGAACACCGGGTGTAACGCGATCGTTCTCACGGTCGACGTGCCGCTTTTGGGGTGGCGTGAGCGAGATCTCGAACAGGGGTATCTCCCGATGCTCGAAGGACACGGGATCGCGAACTACACGAGTGATCCGGCGTTCTGTGATGGGCTTTCGGATTCACCGGCGGAAAACGAGGACGCTGCCATCCAACACTTTCTCGACGTGTTCGGCGATCCAACGATTACGTGGAATGCGGTGTCTGATCTGTGCTCGATGACCGATCTCCCAGTGGTCATCAAAGGAGTACTCCACCCCGACGATGCTGAGACAGCCGTAGACCATGGCGTGGACGGTATCGTCGTCTCCAATCACGGAGGGCGGCAGGTCGATGGGGAACTCGGCGCGCTTGAGGCGCTTCCCCGGATCGTCGAACGGGTAGCTGGACGGAGCGCCGTGTTCTTCGACAGCGGCGTCAGATCGGGAGCCGACGCGCTCACGGCTCTCGCGCTCGGTGCCGATGCAGTAGGAATCGGTCGTCCCGTCGTGTACGGGTTGGCGCTTGACGGTGCCGATGGTGTTCGATCGGTGCTCGAAAACATCCGGGCGGGGTTGGACCTCACGCTCGCAAACACCGGCCGAACGAACGTTGCCGACCTCGACCGATCGCTGCTCGTTGCTCGGTGA
- a CDS encoding mechanosensitive ion channel family protein yields the protein MHPILQASASTNNSTVSDFDKLIEQSQGTAFEALGTMITFVAAFALLYYALKRVFKPALQRLLHSRDVDPTVVSLSMSIVEAVALLISIAAASTIAGFEVVMSAFATLTGAVALAVGFAAQDMVSNFVSGVFILRDEPFHVGDWIEWNDNEGVVREVQLRTSKIETFDNEVITVPNSHLANNAVTNPVSNDTLRITFLFGIDYDDDIEHAKQVILEEARSTPGTVSDPSPVVRLTELGDSYVGLTGAVWIADPTHSDYVKVRSDFVQAVKERFDAEGIDMPYPFTELTGEVSVSDPVMPPQRDATVND from the coding sequence TCGGATTTCGACAAGCTGATCGAGCAGTCCCAAGGAACGGCGTTCGAAGCGCTCGGGACGATGATAACGTTCGTCGCTGCGTTCGCGCTGTTGTACTACGCGCTGAAACGGGTATTCAAGCCTGCACTTCAGCGTCTTCTCCACTCCCGTGATGTGGACCCGACGGTGGTTAGCCTCTCGATGAGCATTGTGGAGGCGGTTGCCCTGCTCATTTCGATCGCGGCCGCCTCGACCATCGCGGGCTTCGAGGTCGTGATGTCAGCGTTTGCAACGCTCACCGGAGCAGTGGCGCTGGCGGTCGGGTTTGCCGCTCAAGACATGGTCAGCAACTTCGTGTCCGGCGTCTTCATCCTTCGCGACGAGCCGTTTCACGTCGGTGACTGGATCGAGTGGAACGACAACGAGGGAGTCGTACGCGAAGTTCAGCTTCGAACGTCGAAGATCGAGACGTTCGACAACGAAGTGATCACCGTTCCGAACTCCCATCTCGCGAACAACGCGGTTACGAACCCCGTTTCGAACGACACGCTGCGGATCACGTTCTTGTTCGGGATCGACTACGACGACGACATCGAACACGCAAAGCAGGTCATCCTTGAGGAAGCACGCAGCACACCGGGTACGGTCAGCGATCCGAGTCCTGTCGTCAGACTCACGGAGCTTGGTGATTCATACGTCGGATTGACGGGCGCGGTCTGGATCGCCGACCCGACACACAGTGACTACGTGAAGGTTCGATCCGATTTCGTCCAAGCAGTCAAAGAGCGGTTCGACGCCGAGGGAATCGACATGCCCTACCCCTTCACCGAACTCACTGGCGAGGTTTCGGTCTCCGATCCCGTCATGCCGCCCCAGCGTGACGCGACGGTCAACGACTGA